Within the Macaca nemestrina isolate mMacNem1 chromosome 5, mMacNem.hap1, whole genome shotgun sequence genome, the region CTCGACCATCACCTCCAGGGAGATCCAGACGGCCATGCGCTTGCTGCTGCCCGGGGAACTAGCCAAGCATGCTGTGTTGGAGGGCACCAAGGCTGTCACCAAGTACACCAGCTCCAAGTAAAACATAATCCAGCCAGCAGATGAGCTCCACAAACCAAAGGCTCTTTTAAGAGCCAGTGAAAGCTTCTAATAGGGCTatagaatgtttattttattatagggTATGCGTCATTGCCAGACTGATAAACTTTTTTCCTGGACTAGACATACATGGTTATCTTTAAGTCTAAACTTCGCATTAACTCTTTCTGCAGCAGTTTGGGTGAAAGCTAAAATCTCACAGCTGAAGCAATCCAAGAGGAGCTCCCATAATCCTGGGTTCATGGGGATATTCTTTCTGTGGATAGTGCCATGGGGAAATTTGACTTTTTGTCTACGACTTTTTCTACTACAAACCCTCTACGATGACAAAAAAGGCCCACTTAGGGAAGTCTGGCACTGAGCATTAGgctgtttgctttttcttgacTTTGGCCATAATGTGTGCAAAACATCCTCCAAGTCCGGGTGGACCTGATCAGCACTTTGTAGATGTAAATAGAATAGCTCTCTTTGCAGCATCTCTTGTGCTTTTTACGGTCCTTTTCTTGCACTCTATGAAAAGTGATCAGGCTAACTCCCCTTTATCTGCTGGGATTTGAGGTTTAAAGCCACAGGTTTCTGCGTCTCTGTGAACTCCAGTAAACTGCTTACTCAATATCACAGTTCTTAATGTTGCTTAGCCACTTAAGAATTCTCTCCACAGGGATTTCCAGATGATTCCAACAGAACTCTTTCCTGGACATCTGTGTTCTCTACATCCATGAGTACCACCCTATTCACATGGTTGTCCAaaccagaaatgtattttttctctaataGTCTCTGTTCAACTTCTATCCACTTCAATCTCTCAAGATATGGTAATTTTACTTCCTACATATTTCTGTTGTCTGATTATTCACCATCTCCACAGCTACCATTTTTGTCTGCATACTCATATCTCTCACCTGAATTACAGTTTCTAATTAATCTCACTGCTCTTAATCTTGCCTCCCTAAAATCCACTCTCTGCCCaactattttcatttcttaaattgacaaataaaaaccaTGCATTTactgtgtacaacatgatgttttgaaatatatatacattgcgGAATAGCAATCaatctaattaacatatgcattaccccACATATTTTTTGTTACGGAAACACTTAAATCTACTTTCTTTGCAATTTTCAAGAATAGAACATATTGTTACCAACTATAATCAGCATATTGTACAATAGAGCTCTTCAACTTATTCCTCCTAAGTGAaatttcatatcctttgaccaatatcttccCACCACTCCCCAACTGTAGCCACTGgtaaccaccactctgctctctacttccatgagttcaacattttttaaattccacttATGAGATcatacagcatttgtctttctgtgcctggctcatttcacttaacatcctccaggttcatccatgttgctgcccATGAcaggattctttttcttttttaaggccaaatagtattctattttgtatatatgccacattttctttatccgtctgctgatggacatttatgttCTCTCTACATCTTGTCTATTGAGAATaattctgcaatgaacatgggagtacagatatctctttgagaatctgattttatttcctttcaatatatacccagtagtaggattgctggatttatatggtagttctatttctaattttttgaggaaattctATAGTGTTTTCCACAATGTATgcactaaaatataattttcaatctTATTTGAAGCACAAATATTACTAtatcacacattttttaaatattttgaaaactcaATCTGGCATTGTTTcattaataatattaaacatattttattgcaTGTACATAGAAATTTATATTAAGCTGTGTATAGGATCAGCTAGACTAGGAAAGAAACCCATCATACaataaaagttttgaattttggagctTTTTGGGTTacggatgctcaacctgtattgcAGACATGTAAAACTCAAGAAAATCTACCAGGAAACCAATAGCAAAGTCAGTCAATTCAGTGAGGTACTAGaaggatataaaaaataataaaaatgcacagAAAGCAGTGTTACATATATaacaacaaaatgttaaagaATAATGAATAGGAAATACCTCATttacagtaacaacaaaaacaaagtaccCAGaactatatttaactttttaaaatgccaaatatGTATGAAGGTAGATGATCAGTTCACACCCATCCTGTGGTCTTCTGTAGGTGAATGACTCAGGCAGCACCTGAACTAGGCTCAGTTCTAGAAAACGGACCTGAGAGGAATGGGGTCCTCTGGGAAGACTCCTTTTGCTCTCAATCCAAGACCCAGTGGAATAGAGTGACTCTTCCTGCCTTTACTTTATCATCTCTGCATGAACACTTGGAACTGTGACCAGTATGATGGCAAAATCACAATGGGGAGAAGGGCAGAGGCAAGACTGCAGGGTAGTGGAGCCAGGGCTGTGATCATCCTATTGGTGGAACTTCTCTGCCTTTAGGTTGTCCTGTTTGGTTGCATTACTTATTATCTCAACCAGTCCAGCTAGCATTTCCTGTTATTTGGAGCCAAAATACATCGATATAAAAGCTACATGAAGTTTAGTCTGAAAAAGAGTTTTTATTTGCTGGTATTCCTACTTATCTATTGCCCAAATAAGCCTAAAAGTCCTTGGATAATCAGGATAGTCTACTGACAGTGGTCACAAAGTTGACAGGTTATTTGGCAGTTATGTGATACCTGCTGTTTTCCAAGGTGTTAGAGAAGCATGAATACCTGACTGGAGATGATCCCATCCCCAGTACAAGGTGAGCATAGATGCTAGATGCCCCTTCCCCCCAATTTGTCACCTCCTTGGAAGATTTCCCAGCTAAAGCACGCAGGTGCTTTGCAGGAACTGCCTTACTGTTCACAAAAGTGTGGGGGCACTTATTTTAACAGGTCTTGTACATCGATAtattcttttattgttgtttctgagacggagtcttgctctgtcacccaggctggagtgcagtgggatgatctcggctcactgcaacctctgcctcccaggttcaagcgattctcctgcctcagcctcctgagtagctgcaattacaggcgcgtgccaccacgaccggctaattttttgtacttttagtagagacggtttcaccttgttagccaggatggtctcgatctcctgccctcatgatctgccctcctcagcctcccaaagtgcgggattacaggcgtgagccaccgcgcccgcccggtactaactttttaaagaaagcacaTATACACATCCAAAATTTCATTAAAAGGTTAAATGAACATGCGTTAAACAGATTGAGAATTCCAGCTAACCAGGTTTCCAAGAAGTAACATTTGATTCGTTTTTAAGGTGGCTGAAATCAGTTTAATGCTTGAGAGCCCTTACAGATGGAGGTCAACAACCAGTTAACACGACAATTAAGGAAACtattataaatttaagaaaattacaaGACACTTTAAATCTGTTTCATTCCTGCAAATCAGATTTGGGAGTTCTCCAGAGTTCCCAAAATGATTTCCACACCTTGACTTACCTGTGGCACAAAACGTAACTTCCTCTCAACTACTGCCTTTTTGGGAGGTCTATAAAAATTTGGGATCATAATGCAAGTAATATTGTCTACGTGGCTGCACTTTGTAGTTTCATATACATAATGCTAACCTTAAACATACCAATATCGATCAAGATGTAGCTTTTATACAAACTACcgtttttgagagagtctcgctgtcaccaggctagcgtgcagtgacaacctcggctcactgcaacctccggctcctaggtttaagccattctcctgcctccacctcccaataAGCTGGGACTACGGTAAGCGATACCACGCCCACCTGATTTCCGAATTTTTAGCGGAGATGGGAGTTTCAGcttgttggccaagatggtctccacctcctgagtgaACCGCCAGCGTCCGCCttttaagtgctgggattacacaggcgTTAACAACGGTGCCCCGCCTGGCTGGTCTTGTTGGAACTAGTTCGTCTACCTTAAGCCCACAGCTGATTATCTTTGAGTGGCTTTACGAAGACAGCCTTACACAGAAACATACAGTAAGTTCACAGCTCTTTCAGTATGTTTACGTGGCTCTGAAAAGAGCCTTTGGGTTGTAAAGACGTTTACTTGGCCGGCTTACTTGGAGCTGGTGTACTTAGTGACAGCTTTGGTGCCCTCAGACACAGCATGTTTAGCCAGCTCTCCCGGCAGTAGTAACCGCACTGCCGTTTGGATCTCTCTAGAGGAGATGGTGGAGCGTTTGTTGTAGTGAGCCAAGCGTGATGCCTCACTCGCTATACGCTCAAAGATATCAGTGACGAAGGAATTCATGATACTCATGGCTTTGGAAGAGATTCCAGTATCTGGATGGACCTGTTTCAGCACCTTGTAGATGTAAATGGAATAGCTCTCCTTACGGGTTCTCTTGCGTTTTTTGCCTTCCTTCTTCTGCGTCTTAACGACTGCTTTCTTAAAGCCTTTCTTGGAAATCGTAGCACCTTTAGATGATAACTCCGGCATAACTGCCACAGCACTGCTGCAGT harbors:
- the LOC105482561 gene encoding histone H2B type 1-A, giving the protein MPELSSKGATISKKGFKKAVVKTQKKEGKKRKRTRKESYSIYIYKVLKQVHPDTGISSKAMSIMNSFVTDIFERIASEASRLAHYNKRSTISSREIQTAVRLLLPGELAKHAVSEGTKAVTKYTSSKRLHF